A section of the Triticum dicoccoides isolate Atlit2015 ecotype Zavitan chromosome 7A, WEW_v2.0, whole genome shotgun sequence genome encodes:
- the LOC119329504 gene encoding probable serine/threonine-protein kinase SIS8 isoform X2 — protein MKNFLRKLHIGDSAGDGASSPAPPLPSSKKGGGGGGGAGGHHASSGISSWLSSVAGRPHPPQPPLLAAAAAAAVETEAEELALASSIGERQAEEEETARRDERKEDRKREIEKQEKREDELEEYHMQLALEMSAREDPEAMQIEVAKQISLGSCPLQSSAAEVVAFRYWSFSALSYDDKILDGFYDIWATGGKPTLRTIPSLMELHQQPFSLGAKTEAVLVNRAQDSELVDLGQKALNMAVDFRSQTSHSVGRVLIQRLAILVANHMGGPVVDPENVLLKYQNMSSSLRASIRSSVMPLGRITIGLARHRALLFKVLADNLDVPCRLVKGRQYTGSDDGALNIVKLNDGREYIVDLMSDPGTLIASDGADLGREFEESSFADNHQGDKDDGDTQLRSCISEPSSSVCGSFENESKGSTPTNVVDPYCVTTSQTRNQGSLQSSSLGELSAGSHASESLPIIKESRNADHTLAVKNKEKPIAANKSSSSSPSSSEVGSAPAVRRTKVKDVSEYMISAAKDNPQLAEKIHAVLLENGVVPPPDLFSEESREQPKDLIVYDTSLFQTKGEMIKRMNELESTSHDESDHGPSLPPHPGYEHQTKVVPYRPKPVQGMGIYHPSNFHDNSNPSLPLYESSALAREYPFQLIKQMPVTAAAVATAAVVASSMVVAAAKSNSDIKLDVPVAAAATAAAVVATSAAVKQYEYMDPGCQLISLPSSSEANGPVHRVRPDCWDKDQLEVDHGQENALEQGNALVEVPREAERISDKSIGTESVRSDVTMDDVAEFEIQWEEIVLGERVGLGSFGEVYRGEWHGTEVAVKKFLQQDISSDILEELKAEVRIMKRLRHPNVVLFMGAVTRIPNLSILTEFLPRGSLFRLIRRPNNQLDERKRIRMALDVARGMNYLHNCTPVVVHRDLKSPNLLVDKNWVVKVCDFGLSRIKHNTFLSSRSTAGTAEWMAPEVLRNEPSDEKCDVFSYGVILWELCTLLQPWEGMNPMQVVGAVGFQERRLDIPAEVDPAIAEIIERCWQTLIYLIYNTGAQARMKDHDDDSDDEKKNRYAKRDDSDDEKKERYEKHHHHRRHNYDD, from the exons ATGAAGAACTTCCTCCGGAAGCTCCACATCGGCGACTCCGCCGGCGACGGCGCCTCGTCGCCCGCGCCTCCCCTCCCGTCCTCCaaaaagggcggcggcggcggcggcggggccggggGCCACCACGCGTCCTCTGGAATCTCGAGCTGGCTCAGCTCCGTGGCCGGGCGCCCGCACCCGCCGCAGCCGCCCTTGctggcggctgcggctgcggcggcggtggagacggaggcggaggagcTGGCGCTGGCGTCGTCGATTGGGGAGaggcaggcggaggaggaggagacggcgaGGAGGGACGAGCGGAAGGAGGACAGGAAGAGGGAGATTGAGAAGCAGGAGAAACGGGAGGACGAGCTGGAGGAGTACCACATGCAGCTGGCGCTGGAGATGAGCGCGCGGGAGGACCCCGAGGCGATGCAGATCGAGGTGGCCAAGCAGATCAGCCTCGGCTCCTGCCCGCTCCAGAGCTCCGCCGCGGAGGTCGTCGCCTTCCGCTACTGG AGTTTCAGTGCCCTTAGCTATGACGACAAAATATTGGATGGTTTCTATGACATTTGGGCCACTGGGGGCAAGCCCACACTGCGAACCATACCCTCTCTGATGGAGCTGCATCAGCAACCTTTTTCTCTTGGAGCTAAAACAGAAGCTGTGTTGGTCAACAGAGCACAAGACTCTGAACTTGTAGACCTTGGGCAGAAGGCACTCAACATGGCCGTTGACTTCCGCTCTCAAACTTCACATTCTGTTGGCCGTGTTTTAATTCAGAGGCTAGCTATTTTAGTGGCAAACCACATGGGTGGGCCAGTTGTTGATCCAGAAAACGTGCTCTTGAAGTACCAGAATATGAGTAGTTCTCTGAGAGCTAGTATTAGAAGCTCCGTCATGCCTCTTGGCCGCATCACAATTGGCCTGGCTCGTCACCGTGCGCTGCTTTTTAAG GTGTTGGCCGACAACCTTGATGTTCCTTGTCGACTAGTCAAAGGAAGGCAGTACACTGGATCAGATGATGGAGCCTTGAACATCGTGAAATTGAATGATGGAAG GGAATACATTGTCGATCTGATGTCAGATCCTGGTACTCTTATTGCTTCAGACGGTGCAGACTTGGGTAGAGAATTTGAAGAAAGTTCCTTTGCAGATAACCACCAAGGTGACAAAGATGACGGCGACACTCAGTTGCGATCTTGTATTAGTGAACCTTCAAGTTCTGTGTGTGGTTCTTTTGAAAACGAGTCAAAAGGATCCACACCTACCAATGTTGTGGATCCGTATTGTGTAACAACTAGCCAGACTCGTAACCAAGGATCTTTGCAATCAAGTTCATTGGGGGAACTATCAGCTGGCTCACATGCAAGTGAAAGTTTGCCTATTATCAAGGAATCTAGAAATGCAGACCATACCTTGGCTGTGAAGAACAAAGAAAAGCCGATTGCAGCAAATAAGTCATCGTCAAGTTCACCTTCGTCTTCTGAGGTTGGTAGCGCTCCAGCTGTAAGGAGGACGAAGGTGAAAGATGTCTCAGAGTATATGATTAGTGCTGCAAAAGATAACCCCCAGTTAGCTGAGAAGATCCATGCTGTATTACTAGAAAATGGAGTTGTGCCACCACCTGATTTGTTTTCAGAAGAATCTAGGGAACAACCAAAAGACCTAATTGTGTATGACACATCTCTGTTTCAAACGAAAGGTGAAATGATAAAGCGGATGAATGAGCTTGAATCCACATCACATGATGAAAGTGATCATGGTCCTTCGTTGCCACCTCATCCTGGATATGAACACCAAACAAAGGTTGTTCCTTACCGGCCTAAACCTGTCCAAGGAATGGGTATTTATCACCCCTCAAATTTCCATGATAACAGTAATCCATCTTTACCTCTGTATGAATCATCTGCACTTGCCCGGGAATACCCATTTCAACTCATAAAGCAAATGCCTGTTACAGCTGCTGCAGTTGCAACTGCTGCAGTGGTTGCATCTTCAATGGTTGTTGCTGCAGCTAAATCTAACAGTGATATTAAACTAGATGTccctgttgctgctgctgccactgctgctgctgttgttgctacATCCGCTGCTGTTAAGCAATATGAATACATGGATCCGGGTTGTCAATTGATTAGCTTGCCTAGTTCTTCAGAGGCAAATGGACCAGTCCATAGAGTTCGACCTGACTGCTGGGATAAAGATCAGCTGGAAGTTGATCATGGACAAGAAAATGCTCTCGAGCAAGGAAATGCTTTGGTTGAAGTCCCTCGGGAAGCTGAACGGATCTCTGACAAGTCAATCGGGACAGAGAGTGTAAGATCTGATGTAACTATGGACGATGTTGCAGAGTTTGAGATCCAATGGGAAGAAATTGTTCTAGGAGAACGTGTTGGGCTAG GATCTTTTGGAGAAGTGTACAGAGGGGAATGGCATGGAACA GAAGTTGCAGTCAAGAAATTCTTGCAACAAGATATTTCAAGTGATATACTGGAAGAATTAAAAGCTGAG GTGCGAATAATGAAGAGACTGCGGCATCCAAATGTTGTTCTATTTATGGGTGCTGTCACTCGTATACCCAATCTTTCTATCTTGACTGAATTTCTTCCAAG AGGTAGTTTGTTTCGGTTGATCCGTCGCCCCAACAACCAGTTGGATGAAAGAAAACGTATAAGGATGGCACTTGATGTG GCCCGTGGAATGAATTATTTGCACAATTGTACCCCAGTTGTAGTTCATCGAGATTTGAAGTCACCGAATCTACTTGTTGACAAGAATTGGGTTGTGAAG GTTTGTGATTTTGGTTTATCACGTATAAAGCACAATACCTTCCTTTCCTCAAGATCCACAGCTGGAACA GCGGAATGGATGGCACCAGAAGTGCTTCGAAATGAACCGTCGGATGAGAA ATGTGATGTTTTCAGCTATGGGGTTATATTATGGGAACTTTGTACCTTGTTACAGCCATGGGAAGGTATGAATCCCATGCAAGTGGTTGGAGCTGTTGGCTTTCAGGAACGACGCCTTGATATTCCAGCCGAAGTGGATCCTGCCATAGCAGAGATAATAGAGAGATGCTGGCAGACGTTA ATTTACCTTATTTATAATACTGGTGCTCAG GCGAGGATGAAG GATCAT GATGACGACTCTGATGATGAGAAGAAGAACCGTTACGCGAAGCGCGATGACTCTGATGATGAGAAGAAGGAACGTTACGAGAAgcaccaccaccatcgccgccACAACTACGATGACTAA
- the LOC119329504 gene encoding probable serine/threonine-protein kinase SIS8 isoform X1 gives MKNFLRKLHIGDSAGDGASSPAPPLPSSKKGGGGGGGAGGHHASSGISSWLSSVAGRPHPPQPPLLAAAAAAAVETEAEELALASSIGERQAEEEETARRDERKEDRKREIEKQEKREDELEEYHMQLALEMSAREDPEAMQIEVAKQISLGSCPLQSSAAEVVAFRYWSFSALSYDDKILDGFYDIWATGGKPTLRTIPSLMELHQQPFSLGAKTEAVLVNRAQDSELVDLGQKALNMAVDFRSQTSHSVGRVLIQRLAILVANHMGGPVVDPENVLLKYQNMSSSLRASIRSSVMPLGRITIGLARHRALLFKVLADNLDVPCRLVKGRQYTGSDDGALNIVKLNDGREYIVDLMSDPGTLIASDGADLGREFEESSFADNHQGDKDDGDTQLRSCISEPSSSVCGSFENESKGSTPTNVVDPYCVTTSQTRNQGSLQSSSLGELSAGSHASESLPIIKESRNADHTLAVKNKEKPIAANKSSSSSPSSSEVGSAPAVRRTKVKDVSEYMISAAKDNPQLAEKIHAVLLENGVVPPPDLFSEESREQPKDLIVYDTSLFQTKGEMIKRMNELESTSHDESDHGPSLPPHPGYEHQTKVVPYRPKPVQGMGIYHPSNFHDNSNPSLPLYESSALAREYPFQLIKQMPVTAAAVATAAVVASSMVVAAAKSNSDIKLDVPVAAAATAAAVVATSAAVKQYEYMDPGCQLISLPSSSEANGPVHRVRPDCWDKDQLEVDHGQENALEQGNALVEVPREAERISDKSIGTESVRSDVTMDDVAEFEIQWEEIVLGERVGLGSFGEVYRGEWHGTEVAVKKFLQQDISSDILEELKAEVRIMKRLRHPNVVLFMGAVTRIPNLSILTEFLPRGSLFRLIRRPNNQLDERKRIRMALDVARGMNYLHNCTPVVVHRDLKSPNLLVDKNWVVKVCDFGLSRIKHNTFLSSRSTAGTAEWMAPEVLRNEPSDEKCDVFSYGVILWELCTLLQPWEGMNPMQVVGAVGFQERRLDIPAEVDPAIAEIIERCWQTDPKTRPSFSEIMAALKRALKKLSANQPRRQRVQETDE, from the exons ATGAAGAACTTCCTCCGGAAGCTCCACATCGGCGACTCCGCCGGCGACGGCGCCTCGTCGCCCGCGCCTCCCCTCCCGTCCTCCaaaaagggcggcggcggcggcggcggggccggggGCCACCACGCGTCCTCTGGAATCTCGAGCTGGCTCAGCTCCGTGGCCGGGCGCCCGCACCCGCCGCAGCCGCCCTTGctggcggctgcggctgcggcggcggtggagacggaggcggaggagcTGGCGCTGGCGTCGTCGATTGGGGAGaggcaggcggaggaggaggagacggcgaGGAGGGACGAGCGGAAGGAGGACAGGAAGAGGGAGATTGAGAAGCAGGAGAAACGGGAGGACGAGCTGGAGGAGTACCACATGCAGCTGGCGCTGGAGATGAGCGCGCGGGAGGACCCCGAGGCGATGCAGATCGAGGTGGCCAAGCAGATCAGCCTCGGCTCCTGCCCGCTCCAGAGCTCCGCCGCGGAGGTCGTCGCCTTCCGCTACTGG AGTTTCAGTGCCCTTAGCTATGACGACAAAATATTGGATGGTTTCTATGACATTTGGGCCACTGGGGGCAAGCCCACACTGCGAACCATACCCTCTCTGATGGAGCTGCATCAGCAACCTTTTTCTCTTGGAGCTAAAACAGAAGCTGTGTTGGTCAACAGAGCACAAGACTCTGAACTTGTAGACCTTGGGCAGAAGGCACTCAACATGGCCGTTGACTTCCGCTCTCAAACTTCACATTCTGTTGGCCGTGTTTTAATTCAGAGGCTAGCTATTTTAGTGGCAAACCACATGGGTGGGCCAGTTGTTGATCCAGAAAACGTGCTCTTGAAGTACCAGAATATGAGTAGTTCTCTGAGAGCTAGTATTAGAAGCTCCGTCATGCCTCTTGGCCGCATCACAATTGGCCTGGCTCGTCACCGTGCGCTGCTTTTTAAG GTGTTGGCCGACAACCTTGATGTTCCTTGTCGACTAGTCAAAGGAAGGCAGTACACTGGATCAGATGATGGAGCCTTGAACATCGTGAAATTGAATGATGGAAG GGAATACATTGTCGATCTGATGTCAGATCCTGGTACTCTTATTGCTTCAGACGGTGCAGACTTGGGTAGAGAATTTGAAGAAAGTTCCTTTGCAGATAACCACCAAGGTGACAAAGATGACGGCGACACTCAGTTGCGATCTTGTATTAGTGAACCTTCAAGTTCTGTGTGTGGTTCTTTTGAAAACGAGTCAAAAGGATCCACACCTACCAATGTTGTGGATCCGTATTGTGTAACAACTAGCCAGACTCGTAACCAAGGATCTTTGCAATCAAGTTCATTGGGGGAACTATCAGCTGGCTCACATGCAAGTGAAAGTTTGCCTATTATCAAGGAATCTAGAAATGCAGACCATACCTTGGCTGTGAAGAACAAAGAAAAGCCGATTGCAGCAAATAAGTCATCGTCAAGTTCACCTTCGTCTTCTGAGGTTGGTAGCGCTCCAGCTGTAAGGAGGACGAAGGTGAAAGATGTCTCAGAGTATATGATTAGTGCTGCAAAAGATAACCCCCAGTTAGCTGAGAAGATCCATGCTGTATTACTAGAAAATGGAGTTGTGCCACCACCTGATTTGTTTTCAGAAGAATCTAGGGAACAACCAAAAGACCTAATTGTGTATGACACATCTCTGTTTCAAACGAAAGGTGAAATGATAAAGCGGATGAATGAGCTTGAATCCACATCACATGATGAAAGTGATCATGGTCCTTCGTTGCCACCTCATCCTGGATATGAACACCAAACAAAGGTTGTTCCTTACCGGCCTAAACCTGTCCAAGGAATGGGTATTTATCACCCCTCAAATTTCCATGATAACAGTAATCCATCTTTACCTCTGTATGAATCATCTGCACTTGCCCGGGAATACCCATTTCAACTCATAAAGCAAATGCCTGTTACAGCTGCTGCAGTTGCAACTGCTGCAGTGGTTGCATCTTCAATGGTTGTTGCTGCAGCTAAATCTAACAGTGATATTAAACTAGATGTccctgttgctgctgctgccactgctgctgctgttgttgctacATCCGCTGCTGTTAAGCAATATGAATACATGGATCCGGGTTGTCAATTGATTAGCTTGCCTAGTTCTTCAGAGGCAAATGGACCAGTCCATAGAGTTCGACCTGACTGCTGGGATAAAGATCAGCTGGAAGTTGATCATGGACAAGAAAATGCTCTCGAGCAAGGAAATGCTTTGGTTGAAGTCCCTCGGGAAGCTGAACGGATCTCTGACAAGTCAATCGGGACAGAGAGTGTAAGATCTGATGTAACTATGGACGATGTTGCAGAGTTTGAGATCCAATGGGAAGAAATTGTTCTAGGAGAACGTGTTGGGCTAG GATCTTTTGGAGAAGTGTACAGAGGGGAATGGCATGGAACA GAAGTTGCAGTCAAGAAATTCTTGCAACAAGATATTTCAAGTGATATACTGGAAGAATTAAAAGCTGAG GTGCGAATAATGAAGAGACTGCGGCATCCAAATGTTGTTCTATTTATGGGTGCTGTCACTCGTATACCCAATCTTTCTATCTTGACTGAATTTCTTCCAAG AGGTAGTTTGTTTCGGTTGATCCGTCGCCCCAACAACCAGTTGGATGAAAGAAAACGTATAAGGATGGCACTTGATGTG GCCCGTGGAATGAATTATTTGCACAATTGTACCCCAGTTGTAGTTCATCGAGATTTGAAGTCACCGAATCTACTTGTTGACAAGAATTGGGTTGTGAAG GTTTGTGATTTTGGTTTATCACGTATAAAGCACAATACCTTCCTTTCCTCAAGATCCACAGCTGGAACA GCGGAATGGATGGCACCAGAAGTGCTTCGAAATGAACCGTCGGATGAGAA ATGTGATGTTTTCAGCTATGGGGTTATATTATGGGAACTTTGTACCTTGTTACAGCCATGGGAAGGTATGAATCCCATGCAAGTGGTTGGAGCTGTTGGCTTTCAGGAACGACGCCTTGATATTCCAGCCGAAGTGGATCCTGCCATAGCAGAGATAATAGAGAGATGCTGGCAGAC AGACCCAAAGACGCGTCCATCATTTTCAGAGATCATGGCTGCCTTAAAACGAGCATTGAAAAAATTGTCTGCCAACCAACCACGAAGACAGCGAGTACAGGAAACAGATGAGTAA